One window of Nostoc sp. C052 genomic DNA carries:
- a CDS encoding HAD-IA family hydrolase, with protein sequence MTPKVIIFDFDGTIADTVDALVSIANRLALDFGYRHIHPEQLAFLKNLTSREIIKYSGVSLFKIPFLVKKVKGELKNKIPELKPIPGIKEALTELQNQGYKLGIITSNSKENVTQFLTINDLNHLFDFIYSGITIFGKTTIINNVLRQKQLKPQEVIYVGDETRDIEASKKANIQVIAVTWGFNSAEVLAKQNPDYLIERPSELLEVMNGA encoded by the coding sequence ATGACCCCGAAAGTAATTATTTTTGATTTTGATGGCACCATTGCTGATACAGTAGATGCCCTTGTAAGTATTGCTAATCGTCTAGCTTTAGACTTTGGTTATAGACACATACATCCAGAACAATTAGCCTTTCTCAAGAACTTAACATCTAGGGAAATCATTAAGTACTCTGGAGTTTCTCTATTTAAAATACCTTTTCTAGTTAAAAAAGTTAAAGGAGAATTAAAAAACAAAATCCCAGAATTAAAGCCAATTCCAGGAATTAAAGAGGCATTAACAGAACTCCAAAATCAAGGATATAAACTAGGTATTATCACTTCTAATTCTAAAGAAAATGTTACGCAGTTCCTCACAATCAATGATTTAAATCATCTATTTGATTTTATCTACTCAGGAATTACAATTTTTGGTAAGACAACGATTATTAATAATGTGTTGCGGCAAAAACAACTCAAACCGCAAGAAGTTATTTATGTTGGTGATGAAACCAGAGATATAGAAGCATCAAAGAAAGCCAATATCCAAGTGATTGCAGTAACTTGGGGCTTTAACTCAGCAGAAGTACTCGCCAAGCAAAATCCAGATTATTTAATTGAACGGCCTAGTGAACTACTAGAAGTGATGAATGGTGCTTAA
- a CDS encoding SufE family protein: protein MSSTLDSLPPALAKIVQRFQRASEPKRRYEQLIWYAQKLNEFPEADKLPENKVPGCVSQVYITAALDDGKVIFQGDSDSQLTKGLVGLLVEGLQGLTPTEIVQLTPDFIQETGLNVSLTPSRANGFYNIFKTMQKKALECKLDLPN from the coding sequence ATGTCCTCAACTCTAGATTCTTTGCCACCTGCGCTAGCTAAAATTGTCCAGCGCTTTCAACGCGCTTCTGAACCGAAGCGGCGCTACGAACAGCTAATCTGGTATGCTCAGAAGCTTAATGAGTTCCCAGAAGCCGATAAATTACCCGAAAATAAAGTTCCTGGTTGCGTGTCTCAAGTTTATATCACCGCAGCCTTGGATGACGGTAAGGTTATATTTCAGGGCGATTCCGATTCCCAGTTAACTAAAGGATTAGTAGGGCTTCTGGTTGAAGGATTGCAGGGACTAACGCCAACTGAGATTGTCCAACTTACCCCAGATTTTATTCAAGAAACAGGTTTAAACGTTAGCCTGACACCTTCCCGTGCTAATGGGTTTTACAACATTTTTAAAACCATGCAAAAAAAAGCATTGGAATGTAAGTTAGATTTGCCTAACTAA
- a CDS encoding ABC transporter ATP-binding protein translates to MPNTISITNSPIPNPVPKSTIIRLENIFKIYGSGETEVRALNDVNLTIHEGEYCSIMGPSGSGKSTAMNIIGCLDRPSGGHYYLDNIDVAQMDDKSLAHIRNKKLGFVFQQFHLLPQLTALENVMLPMVYASVDPKERSDRAIVALTRVGLANRLNNKPTQLSGGQQQRVAIARAIVNRPVVLLADEPTGALDSRTTQEVLDIFGELNASGITVVMVTHEPEVARQTQRIVWFRDGQVVHSNLTPADLSQLAV, encoded by the coding sequence ATGCCAAACACTATTTCAATTACCAATTCTCCAATTCCCAATCCCGTCCCGAAATCAACAATTATTCGTTTGGAGAATATCTTTAAAATCTATGGCAGTGGTGAAACCGAAGTCAGAGCCCTCAACGATGTAAATTTGACTATCCACGAAGGCGAATATTGTTCAATTATGGGGCCTTCTGGTTCAGGTAAATCCACAGCCATGAATATTATCGGCTGTCTAGACCGTCCCAGCGGCGGACATTATTACTTAGATAATATCGATGTGGCGCAAATGGATGATAAATCCTTGGCACACATCCGTAATAAAAAGCTGGGGTTTGTCTTCCAACAATTCCACCTATTACCCCAACTCACAGCATTAGAAAACGTGATGCTACCGATGGTGTATGCTAGTGTCGATCCAAAAGAAAGAAGCGATCGCGCTATAGTTGCACTGACAAGAGTCGGTTTAGCAAATCGCCTCAACAACAAACCAACTCAACTATCTGGTGGACAACAACAAAGAGTAGCGATCGCCCGTGCGATCGTCAATCGTCCCGTAGTACTCCTGGCCGATGAACCAACAGGCGCACTTGATTCACGCACTACCCAAGAAGTCTTAGATATTTTTGGCGAACTCAATGCTAGTGGAATCACCGTTGTCATGGTGACACATGAACCAGAAGTTGCCCGCCAAACTCAGCGCATCGTTTGGTTTCGTGATGGCCAAGTAGTACACTCCAACCTTACCCCAGCCGACTTGAGTCAGTTAGCCGTCTGA
- a CDS encoding alpha/beta fold hydrolase has protein sequence MSTNVLSTFATIGFGGVVQEYLWNWENQQLRVVYETLGKGSPLLLLPAFSSVSTRLEMGELAKLLAPHFQVVAIDWPGFGESSRPSLNYRPEIYQHFLEDFVKAVFNTPVTVVAAGHTASYVLQLAVKSAAFSKIILLAPTWRGPLPTMGASQQIAGFVRELVRSPILGQALYKLNTAPSLLSFMYRRHVFTDAAKITPSFIEKKWQTTQQPGARFASAAFVTGNLDAVHAQSDFLGLVQSLTVPLMVVIGESSPPKSREEMNALVALPGVRSVVIPGSLGLHEEYPAVVLEAIQDFLFSSEN, from the coding sequence ATGTCAACCAATGTATTATCTACCTTTGCTACTATTGGCTTTGGTGGAGTAGTTCAGGAGTATCTCTGGAACTGGGAAAATCAGCAATTACGCGTTGTTTATGAAACCCTTGGTAAAGGTTCACCGCTATTGCTATTACCAGCTTTCAGCAGTGTTTCGACGCGTTTGGAAATGGGCGAACTTGCCAAATTACTAGCTCCCCATTTTCAAGTAGTAGCCATAGATTGGCCTGGATTTGGTGAATCTTCTCGCCCTAGCTTGAATTATCGACCGGAAATATATCAGCACTTTCTGGAAGATTTTGTCAAAGCTGTTTTTAATACTCCTGTTACTGTAGTAGCAGCTGGTCATACAGCTAGTTACGTTTTACAATTAGCTGTGAAATCGGCTGCTTTCTCAAAGATTATATTGTTAGCTCCTACTTGGCGTGGGCCTTTGCCGACAATGGGGGCAAGTCAGCAAATAGCTGGTTTTGTGAGAGAATTGGTGCGATCGCCTATACTTGGTCAAGCTCTCTACAAACTCAATACTGCCCCATCTTTATTAAGTTTTATGTACCGTCGTCATGTCTTTACTGACGCAGCTAAAATTACACCCAGTTTCATTGAGAAAAAGTGGCAGACGACTCAACAACCAGGAGCGCGATTTGCATCTGCTGCCTTTGTAACTGGTAATCTCGATGCTGTACACGCACAATCTGATTTTCTGGGACTTGTACAGTCTTTAACCGTACCGCTCATGGTAGTAATTGGGGAATCTAGCCCTCCCAAATCACGAGAAGAAATGAATGCTTTGGTAGCCTTACCAGGAGTGAGAAGTGTTGTTATCCCTGGTTCTTTGGGACTACATGAAGAATATCCAGCAGTTGTTTTAGAAGCAATTCAAGATTTTTTGTTCTCTTCAGAAAATTAA
- a CDS encoding M48 family metallopeptidase: MPSHAKPSLEAGLVALKQGNYQTAIAQLEPIASSQSNGTASLQAQVGLVMAFARTGEVPKAIAISQNLIESNNPQVQEWATRALEHLTKRKKTEQESTNVETGFVAFENSNPDSAPDSTPDSTPVTSPETPTLEEKPDDRVIETKSNETPPMVPLPKLKATVATPPPPPPLATSLNGFMGSVTRTQAKLFGVIYWRQAQRARAWQPLRKPKLIPLRLLSAGTFIALFWVMREMLKLAMGFINQTLVKLPYLEPLQLLYRDPTKLLLIVLVILIGVSPWLLDLLLANLYGQREFSKDVLNAHSREAVRVLQRCCQQRHWPLPKLRILPTAAPIILTYGSLPRNARIVVSQGLLEQLADDEIAIIYATQLGHIAHWDFAVMSLLLLVTLPIHRLYQQVSELGDRISAKIWRWPVTILATLIYGVWCLLTGTALWLSRLRLYYSDRVAAEITGNPNALIRALLKIAIGVAADIQKEEETSWQLESLNLLTPVSHQQSLSLGTIASNLSFESFLKWDTANPYRRWFTINNSHPLMGDRIERLCQIARHWHLDTELHFASEPSKVKRQSFLLQIAPWLGIPLGVLFAALVWLTWQLAFALKFLNLKWIYEDWSFITGCLLIGFSIGTVVRINSFFPDIKPATVQTDDSLPNLLSDPSALPIDSISVRLVGKLLGRQGTSNSLAQDLIFQSSAGLVKLHHISWLGQSVNHQDLIGRQIIVTGWFRRGATPWIDIQTLQTQSGKTIHSPHPIWSTFLAVAAQAWGAYVFLTG; encoded by the coding sequence ATGCCTTCACATGCCAAACCGTCTTTGGAGGCTGGTTTAGTTGCCCTCAAGCAGGGAAATTACCAAACAGCGATCGCTCAACTAGAACCTATTGCTAGCAGCCAGAGTAATGGTACTGCTAGTTTACAAGCCCAGGTTGGTTTAGTGATGGCTTTTGCTCGCACTGGCGAAGTTCCCAAAGCGATCGCTATTTCCCAAAACCTCATTGAGAGTAACAACCCACAAGTTCAAGAGTGGGCAACACGCGCTCTCGAACACCTGACAAAACGTAAAAAAACTGAGCAAGAATCAACAAATGTCGAAACTGGATTTGTTGCCTTTGAGAATTCAAATCCAGATTCAGCCCCAGATTCAACCCCAGATTCAACCCCTGTTACTTCCCCAGAAACTCCTACATTAGAGGAAAAGCCAGACGATCGAGTAATCGAAACCAAGAGCAACGAAACCCCGCCGATGGTGCCACTACCTAAACTCAAAGCGACAGTGGCGACACCACCACCCCCACCTCCACTGGCTACATCCCTAAATGGCTTCATGGGTTCTGTAACCCGCACTCAAGCTAAACTATTTGGCGTTATTTATTGGCGACAAGCACAACGCGCCAGAGCATGGCAACCACTACGTAAACCGAAATTAATTCCCTTGCGGTTACTGTCAGCAGGAACGTTCATCGCTCTGTTTTGGGTGATGCGGGAAATGCTCAAGTTAGCAATGGGATTCATCAACCAGACTTTAGTCAAACTTCCTTATCTGGAGCCGTTGCAGCTTTTATATCGCGATCCTACTAAGTTGTTGTTAATAGTATTGGTGATTTTGATCGGAGTATCACCTTGGTTACTGGATCTGCTATTGGCGAACTTGTATGGTCAGCGAGAATTCTCTAAAGATGTATTGAATGCTCATAGCCGCGAAGCGGTTCGGGTGCTACAACGTTGTTGCCAACAAAGGCACTGGCCGTTACCCAAACTGCGGATTTTACCAACGGCTGCACCAATTATTCTGACTTATGGTAGTTTACCACGTAATGCCAGGATTGTTGTGAGTCAAGGGCTATTAGAACAACTGGCAGATGATGAAATCGCCATTATTTACGCCACACAGCTAGGGCATATTGCTCACTGGGATTTTGCTGTAATGTCTTTGTTGCTGCTGGTGACACTACCAATTCATCGGCTATATCAGCAAGTGTCAGAGTTAGGCGACAGAATATCAGCAAAAATTTGGCGCTGGCCGGTGACAATTCTAGCAACTTTAATTTATGGAGTTTGGTGTTTGCTGACTGGAACTGCATTGTGGTTGTCGCGGTTGCGGCTTTATTATAGCGATCGCGTCGCCGCTGAAATTACTGGTAATCCCAATGCCTTGATTCGCGCTTTACTTAAAATTGCCATTGGCGTTGCCGCTGACATCCAAAAAGAAGAAGAGACAAGTTGGCAACTAGAAAGCTTAAATCTTTTGACACCAGTTAGCCACCAGCAGAGTTTATCTTTGGGCACTATTGCCAGCAATTTATCTTTTGAATCATTTTTGAAGTGGGATACTGCCAATCCCTATCGCCGATGGTTTACGATTAATAATAGCCACCCTTTAATGGGCGATCGCATCGAACGCCTCTGCCAAATAGCCCGTCACTGGCATCTAGACACCGAACTACATTTTGCAAGCGAACCATCAAAGGTGAAGCGTCAGTCTTTCTTATTACAAATCGCTCCCTGGTTGGGAATTCCTTTAGGGGTTTTATTTGCAGCTTTAGTCTGGCTAACTTGGCAACTAGCATTTGCACTCAAGTTTTTAAATCTAAAGTGGATCTATGAAGATTGGTCTTTCATTACAGGCTGCCTTTTGATTGGCTTTAGCATCGGTACAGTAGTGCGGATTAATTCTTTCTTCCCGGATATTAAACCTGCCACTGTGCAAACTGATGACAGCTTACCCAACCTGTTATCTGACCCTTCTGCATTACCCATTGACAGCATCAGCGTGCGTCTGGTGGGCAAATTATTAGGTCGTCAAGGCACTAGCAACTCCCTAGCGCAAGATTTAATCTTCCAATCCAGTGCGGGTTTGGTGAAATTACACCACATTTCTTGGCTAGGACAGTCAGTCAATCACCAAGATTTAATTGGTAGGCAAATTATCGTCACAGGTTGGTTCCGGCGAGGAGCAACACCTTGGATTGATATTCAAACCCTACAAACTCAAAGTGGTAAAACCATTCATAGCCCTCATCCCATTTGGTCTACTTTTTTAGCAGTTGCAGCACAGGCTTGGGGCGCATACGTTTTTCTTACTGGTTAA
- a CDS encoding ketosteroid isomerase family protein has translation MTSAEFISPAQLKAEFQIQGITEATVLHYFETLNAGEFEATAALFAVDGVMRPPFESDIVGVDAIATYLKQEGQGVKAYPNSGIAETLENATIQIQIRGKAQTSWCSVNVLWLFILNQQHQISYTRIKLLASPKELISLRREK, from the coding sequence ATGACTTCTGCTGAATTTATATCCCCAGCACAGTTGAAAGCTGAATTCCAGATTCAGGGAATTACAGAAGCAACTGTACTGCATTATTTTGAAACCTTAAATGCAGGGGAATTTGAAGCAACTGCTGCTTTATTTGCGGTAGATGGTGTGATGCGTCCACCATTTGAATCTGATATTGTGGGGGTAGATGCGATCGCAACCTACTTAAAACAAGAAGGTCAAGGCGTTAAAGCTTACCCCAACTCAGGAATAGCCGAGACTTTAGAAAATGCTACGATCCAAATCCAGATCAGAGGTAAAGCACAAACTTCGTGGTGTAGTGTGAATGTCTTGTGGCTATTTATCCTAAATCAACAACACCAAATTTCATATACTAGAATCAAACTTTTAGCTTCCCCCAAAGAGTTAATTTCTTTACGTCGTGAAAAATAG
- a CDS encoding RNA-binding protein, translating into MSVRLYIGNLPKDEIDRQDLQAVFAAEGDAVTTKLIKDRKTGKCRGFGFLTVNNDEQADEIIEKYNGQLFKDTPIKLEKALPRTKGEEGEEQAPKPVTLASSSTPTPSPSREGSRREKSSKKPRRGGGGGGSRESSTTTTDSDAIRPDPRWASELEKLKQMLAAQTTN; encoded by the coding sequence ATGTCCGTTCGCCTATATATAGGTAATCTGCCTAAAGATGAAATAGATCGTCAAGATCTGCAAGCCGTTTTTGCAGCAGAAGGTGATGCTGTAACTACTAAATTAATTAAAGACCGTAAAACTGGCAAATGCCGTGGTTTCGGTTTTCTGACAGTCAACAACGACGAACAAGCTGACGAAATCATTGAAAAATATAATGGTCAGCTGTTCAAAGACACTCCCATTAAGCTAGAGAAGGCATTACCTCGGACTAAGGGTGAAGAGGGCGAGGAGCAAGCTCCTAAACCAGTTACTCTTGCTAGTAGTAGTACCCCGACTCCTAGCCCCAGCAGAGAAGGTAGCCGCCGTGAGAAAAGTTCTAAGAAGCCTCGTCGTGGCGGCGGTGGCGGCGGTTCTCGCGAAAGCAGTACCACAACTACCGATTCAGACGCTATTCGTCCAGATCCTCGTTGGGCTTCGGAATTAGAAAAGCTGAAGCAGATGCTAGCTGCACAAACTACGAATTAA
- a CDS encoding orange carotenoid protein N-terminal domain-containing protein: protein MTASYDKTISQAQSNETQKLVDGFNALDTDAKLAWFYFVYEKMGDSITPAAPAAAEPELAPLLLGDYFQLSDEQQLDIMRDIVNRKDTEYSRAYGAIKENNQLLVWYAWAVAMGNTVVGMPASYQSSKAINNLVSQIEELDFEEQMSVFRTIAGELGYTDVKPIATQAETGKTSSL, encoded by the coding sequence ATGACTGCAAGTTACGACAAAACTATTTCTCAAGCTCAGAGCAATGAAACTCAAAAATTGGTGGATGGGTTTAATGCCTTAGATACCGATGCCAAATTAGCTTGGTTCTATTTTGTTTATGAAAAAATGGGTGATTCGATTACGCCAGCGGCTCCTGCTGCGGCCGAACCAGAGTTAGCACCACTTTTACTAGGAGATTATTTTCAATTATCCGATGAGCAGCAACTAGATATTATGCGGGATATTGTTAACCGCAAAGACACAGAATATTCTCGTGCTTATGGGGCAATCAAAGAAAATAACCAGTTGTTAGTTTGGTATGCTTGGGCGGTAGCTATGGGGAATACGGTGGTTGGGATGCCAGCTAGCTACCAGTCAAGTAAGGCAATTAACAATCTGGTTTCCCAAATTGAAGAACTAGATTTTGAAGAACAAATGTCAGTGTTTCGGACAATAGCTGGTGAGTTGGGTTACACCGATGTCAAGCCGATCGCAACGCAAGCCGAAACTGGGAAAACGTCAAGCTTGTAA
- the prfC gene encoding peptide chain release factor 3, with the protein MSTELQSELIQAVELRRNFAIISHPDAGKTTLTEKLLLYGGAIHEAGAVKARRAQRKATSDWMAMEQQRGISITSTVLQFEYRNCQINLLDTPGHQDFSEDTYRTLAAADNAVMLIDAAKGLEPQTRKLFEVCKLRGIPIFTFINKLDRPGREPLELLDEIEQELGLQTYAVNWPIGMGDRFKGVFDRHKQQIHLFERSAHGSREARDTIVELGDPKIEEQLEQSLYHQLKNDLELLEGVGPELDLQLIHEGKMTPVFFGSAMTNFGVELFLKYFLDYALKPGSHVSSVGEVPPTYPEFSGFVFKLQANMDPKHRDRVAFIRVCTGKFEKDMMVNHARIGKLIRLSRPQKLFAQERESIDVAYPGDVIGLNNPGVFAIGDTIYTGQKLEYEGIPYFSPELFASLRNPNPSKSKQFQKGVAELREEGAVQIMYSTDEAKRDPILAAVGQLQFEVVQFRLQNEYGVETILEVLPYSVARWVEGGWEALEKVGRIFNTTTVKDSMGRPVLLFRNEWNCQQLLGDHPELKLSAIAPVFSSQQPVEE; encoded by the coding sequence ATGTCTACTGAACTTCAGTCTGAACTTATTCAAGCAGTTGAACTTCGTCGCAATTTTGCGATTATATCTCACCCTGATGCTGGTAAAACTACACTAACTGAAAAGCTACTCCTGTACGGAGGGGCAATTCACGAAGCTGGGGCGGTTAAGGCGCGACGGGCACAGCGCAAAGCTACATCTGACTGGATGGCGATGGAACAACAACGGGGTATTTCCATTACTTCCACGGTGTTGCAATTTGAATACCGGAATTGTCAGATAAATTTATTAGACACTCCCGGACACCAAGATTTCAGCGAAGATACTTATCGCACTCTTGCCGCCGCTGATAATGCAGTGATGCTGATTGATGCGGCAAAAGGTTTGGAACCCCAAACCCGTAAGTTGTTTGAAGTGTGTAAGTTGCGGGGTATCCCGATTTTTACATTTATCAACAAGCTCGATCGCCCAGGAAGGGAACCTCTGGAACTTTTGGATGAAATTGAGCAAGAACTGGGATTGCAAACCTATGCGGTAAATTGGCCGATTGGGATGGGCGATCGCTTTAAAGGTGTTTTTGACCGGCACAAGCAACAAATTCACCTCTTTGAACGCAGCGCTCACGGCAGCCGAGAAGCCCGTGATACCATAGTCGAATTAGGCGATCCGAAAATAGAAGAACAGCTAGAACAAAGCCTGTATCACCAATTAAAAAATGATCTGGAACTGTTAGAAGGAGTTGGGCCAGAGCTAGATTTACAGTTGATACACGAAGGCAAAATGACGCCTGTGTTCTTTGGTAGCGCCATGACTAACTTTGGGGTAGAGTTATTCCTTAAGTATTTCCTAGACTATGCCCTCAAACCTGGCTCTCATGTCAGCAGTGTTGGCGAAGTTCCCCCCACATACCCGGAATTTTCGGGGTTTGTCTTTAAACTGCAAGCGAATATGGACCCGAAGCACCGCGATCGCGTCGCATTTATCCGGGTTTGCACTGGTAAGTTTGAAAAAGATATGATGGTGAATCACGCCCGCATTGGTAAACTTATCCGTCTATCTCGCCCGCAAAAACTCTTTGCTCAAGAGCGAGAATCGATTGATGTGGCTTATCCTGGCGATGTGATCGGTTTGAACAATCCCGGTGTTTTTGCGATCGGGGATACAATTTACACGGGACAAAAGCTCGAATATGAAGGGATTCCGTATTTCTCGCCGGAACTGTTCGCGTCTCTGAGGAATCCCAACCCCTCGAAGTCTAAACAATTCCAAAAAGGCGTTGCGGAATTGCGCGAAGAAGGTGCTGTGCAAATTATGTATTCAACTGATGAAGCCAAGCGCGATCCAATTTTGGCGGCGGTGGGTCAGTTGCAATTCGAGGTGGTACAGTTTCGCTTACAAAATGAGTATGGTGTAGAAACCATATTAGAGGTATTACCCTATAGTGTCGCCCGTTGGGTTGAGGGTGGTTGGGAAGCATTAGAAAAAGTGGGACGGATTTTCAATACCACTACAGTTAAAGATAGTATGGGACGCCCAGTGTTGCTATTCCGCAATGAATGGAATTGTCAACAGTTATTAGGCGACCATCCAGAGTTAAAATTAAGCGCGATCGCTCCAGTATTTTCTAGTCAACAACCAGTGGAGGAATGA
- a CDS encoding anti-sigma regulatory factor, whose product MKSELHVPSDLNFLNIVENWLLGCLKIQLGESVDWSRQSSRLRLALVEAYSNAVRHAHRDKPNLPILLRLEVQDRDLALEIWDYGEGFDMSNYYAPNPMEKQEGGYGWLIMNRLMDKVDYKLQINGANCLKLEATLPELVQ is encoded by the coding sequence ATGAAAAGTGAGCTTCATGTACCAAGTGACTTGAATTTTCTGAATATTGTCGAAAACTGGTTGCTGGGATGTTTGAAAATTCAACTAGGAGAATCTGTAGATTGGTCGCGGCAATCAAGTCGTTTGAGACTGGCTTTAGTGGAAGCCTATTCAAATGCAGTCCGTCATGCTCACAGGGATAAACCAAATTTACCAATTTTACTACGTTTGGAAGTGCAAGATCGGGATCTTGCCTTAGAAATTTGGGATTACGGCGAAGGTTTTGATATGTCTAACTACTACGCTCCAAATCCTATGGAAAAACAAGAAGGTGGTTATGGTTGGCTGATTATGAATCGTCTTATGGATAAAGTCGATTACAAGTTGCAGATTAATGGTGCTAACTGTCTCAAATTAGAAGCTACTTTACCTGAATTAGTCCAATAA
- a CDS encoding SpoIIE family protein phosphatase, translating to MAENGAEKLKLMVVDDEPDNLDLLYRTFRRDFQVYKANHAFGAMEILDQFGEMAVIISDQRMPEMNGTEFFSRTVERFPDTIRILLTGFTDVEDLVDAINSGQVFKYITKPWNPERLRGLVEQATDTYRLVKKRTKELRRALRRESLVNAVTTAIRESLDYDSMLQKIVATIGETFEATSCLLRPVEGDRLIQDKFFYHDPQALVSDCLFDPSVLIEKVLETRHYQLAQDVYDGNPCHHLVVPLSYQQHLLAVLALHQWGRDRPWEDEDIQLIAGVAEQAALALSQAKLYQRLQEKQQQIHTELEVARQIQYNLLRQTLPDIKGVKVQACCYPAREVGGDFFEVFVHPKGDLWLAVGDVSGKGVPAALFMASIISVLRRELSQETPAEPNVVMENLNHALSEDLISNNYFITLVLACYTPSTKELVYTNAGHIYPLLWSRGSTLADNPNYLKVRSVPLGILPKWQAQSGRLVLATGDTLLLASDGITEAMVSSSPDSSVKTVPGVEPENRSMLNQDGLWQLLQQEQQPLSLNHLLARIQADNHVQEDDQTILSLEIL from the coding sequence ATGGCTGAGAACGGGGCGGAAAAACTTAAGCTCATGGTGGTAGATGATGAGCCGGATAACTTAGATTTACTCTACCGCACTTTTAGGCGAGATTTTCAAGTATATAAAGCCAATCATGCCTTTGGCGCTATGGAAATCTTAGATCAATTTGGCGAAATGGCGGTGATTATTTCTGACCAAAGAATGCCAGAAATGAATGGGACTGAATTTTTTAGTCGCACCGTAGAACGCTTTCCAGACACGATTAGAATTTTGTTAACTGGTTTTACTGATGTCGAAGATTTGGTCGATGCGATTAACTCCGGTCAGGTATTCAAGTACATTACTAAACCCTGGAATCCTGAACGGCTTCGAGGACTAGTTGAGCAAGCTACTGATACATACCGCCTAGTTAAGAAGCGCACTAAAGAGTTACGTCGGGCCCTACGACGAGAATCTTTAGTTAATGCGGTGACAACGGCAATTCGGGAGTCTTTAGACTACGACAGTATGCTACAAAAAATTGTCGCAACTATTGGAGAAACATTTGAAGCTACCAGTTGCTTACTCAGACCAGTAGAGGGCGATCGCCTGATACAAGACAAGTTCTTCTACCACGATCCTCAAGCTCTTGTATCCGATTGCTTATTCGACCCCAGTGTTTTAATTGAAAAAGTGCTGGAAACCCGTCATTATCAACTTGCTCAAGATGTCTATGACGGTAATCCTTGTCACCATCTGGTTGTACCACTTAGCTATCAGCAGCATTTGTTAGCTGTGCTGGCCCTGCACCAATGGGGGCGCGATCGCCCTTGGGAAGACGAAGACATCCAACTGATTGCAGGTGTTGCCGAACAAGCAGCCTTGGCCCTTTCTCAAGCAAAACTCTACCAGCGCCTCCAAGAAAAACAACAGCAGATTCACACTGAGTTAGAAGTGGCTCGCCAAATTCAATACAATTTGCTACGCCAAACTTTACCTGACATCAAAGGTGTGAAGGTGCAAGCCTGCTGCTATCCGGCGCGGGAAGTAGGAGGCGATTTTTTTGAAGTGTTTGTCCATCCCAAAGGCGATTTGTGGTTGGCGGTAGGTGACGTTTCTGGCAAAGGCGTCCCAGCAGCTTTATTTATGGCTAGTATTATTTCAGTTTTGCGCCGAGAATTATCTCAAGAAACACCAGCAGAGCCGAATGTGGTCATGGAAAACCTCAACCACGCTCTCAGTGAAGATTTAATTAGCAACAATTACTTTATCACTCTTGTGTTAGCTTGTTATACCCCTAGCACAAAGGAACTCGTCTACACTAATGCCGGTCATATCTATCCACTATTATGGTCACGCGGTTCGACTTTAGCCGACAATCCCAATTACCTCAAAGTCCGTAGCGTTCCTTTGGGGATCTTGCCCAAATGGCAGGCGCAATCTGGTCGCTTGGTTCTTGCTACTGGAGACACATTGTTACTAGCCAGCGATGGAATTACAGAAGCAATGGTATCAAGTAGTCCTGATTCATCAGTAAAAACTGTGCCTGGGGTTGAACCAGAGAACCGTTCTATGCTGAATCAAGATGGTCTTTGGCAACTCCTACAACAAGAGCAACAACCACTTTCTCTTAACCATTTACTAGCTCGCATCCAGGCAGATAATCACGTTCAAGAAGATGATCAAACTATACTTTCGCTGGAGATTTTGTAA